A segment of the Xylanibacillus composti genome:
TGGGGTTTGTCCGAAATCAACATTTTACGTACGCATTGTCCATTCCAATGACCAGTCTAACTTGTTATATCGACCCTGAGGTAGGACCTGAAAGGTTTTTTCAGCACATGGCAGAAGCCGAAATTGATTATGTTATATTGCGATGGTACGAGCAGCTGCCTGATTGGAATTCTAAAGACATCGATATCCTAGTACGTGATAGCGATTATATGAAATTATACGGCATTCATGGATTCACGCTAACTCCAGGTGGGATTCCATGTGAAGTATATTGTGTCAACGGATTCAAAGAATCCAACCTGTGTCCATACTATCCCCCTTATCTAGCACAGTCGATTCTGGAACGAAAAATGCTCTGGAGAGGGAAATATTATGTGCCCGACGACCATGCGTATTTTTTTAGCTTAGCCTATCATGTAGTCTATCATAAAGCGGAAAAGTCAGGGTTGCCTATATACGCAGATTGTGAGAATCCTAAACTGCAACATGATAATAAATATGCGAGAAAATTATTGGAGTTAGCTACTTCATTGAAATATGAGGTTCCACTTAACTTGGAGTCATTGCACCAGTTTCTACAAAAGCACAACTGGGCGCCATCTATTGATACTGTTAGAAGATTGGCAATCGACAAAAGGAGCCCATGGTTGGAAAGCTTGCACCCTTCAACGAATAAACAAGCCGGTGAAGGGGAGTTTATGGTTTTTATCGTTCGGGAATGGGCTGTGGCGAACAACTTGTTGCAGGAAATCGAAGGTTGGTTAAGCCGCAACGGGTTAGAGATCATGCATACACAAGTGTTGGATCAAGTAGAGAAAGTCAATGCCGCACAGAGGATTAGAAGCGGGAATTGGGGAACGGATGCATGGGGGGAAAGTGGCGGAGAACCAGCGGCCGTAATTGCAGTATTTGATCGCGATCCAACGCCCGTGACGGACGAATTGCTCCAGGTCAATCCATATGTGAGGAATATGAAGTATTACATGAAGAGAATTCTGCGCGAGGACATTTGCAAGAAATACTTGGGAAGCAAAAAAGTGAATTTTATTCACAGTAGCGATGACGAAGCGGAAGCCTGGGAGTATGTGAGAGCGATATCACCTCAATTGGTTGAGCGTATCGAGAAGTGGTTGCGGGAAAAAGTTTGAACTAAAGAGGATGACTGACATTGGCTTATGTGATAAGTGTAGGAGCCGGAAAAAACCAACTTCCCTTTATACATGCACTTGAACAGAAAGGGTATAAGGTAATTTCGTTTGATCGCGATCAAGACGCGCCTGGCAAAGACAGGAGTGTTTTTTTTCAATCTATTAGCACTCACAACATAGAGGCTGCTATTCCATGGCTGGAGAGTCTGGGACTGGATTTTTTTACGATCGGGTGTTTTTCATGCGGTAAGGCATTGTTGACCCAGTATGGAATTGCAAAGCGATTTGCTCTTCCGGGCTCACTGGATGCAATGAAGGTGCTGATGAGCAGCGATAAGCGGATGATGCGTCGTATGCTTGAAGGCAAGGGGCTAAGTACCCTTGAGGAAATAGAAGTTGCGGACATGGCTGATGATCATGTGCTTGATCGGTACTTATTGAAGTCCCCCAACGGAATTGCGAGCAATGGCGTCCGAAGACTCACGAGCGAGGACCATCCTGCTGCTTTGAAAAAACAATGTCCAGACTGGTTCCTGCAAGAATATATCGATGGAGTCGAATATCGGGTATGCGTGATTGTTCAGGGTTCAGAGGTGAAGTATTGCTCTATTCTGGAAAGAACCAATCTCCATAATTCATTTATTATAGGAAGGCTAACGCCGGTTTTTTCAGATCAGGAGTTAGAGCAGTTCGTCCTGACAGCAGTAAGTCGGTTAGAAGTACAATCAGCGGTCTTAAAACTGGATATCGTGAAGCAAGGAAGCAGGATAGAAATCATTGAGCTCGACTTTGGTATTCCGGGGGACTACTTCGAAACGCATATAGCGCCTTATTGTCTTCAGTATCACTTTATTGACGCATATATCGATCTTATAACAATGAAGCCTATCATGAAACAAGCCCCAAGACCGGGCTTATACAATGTAGTTGATTTTATCTACAGCAACGATGCTCTAAACTATCCTGTGAACCATTCCAGAATAGAGAAGCTTGTGAGGACATTTGATGCGGACTGTTTATGGATTGAAACTCAAGCAGAACACACCGTTTTAGGTCCTCCACGGCATAATCAGGATTGTTTGTTTGGCCTGATACATAACCGGGCTGATTATTCTCATGATGAAGTGAATGCGTGGTTCAATATGCAGTTGAACTGCTGAAAGGAGGCAACGAACATGTACAATATCTTATTGGAGGCATCTGGCAGCTTGACTTCCGGCTATCTGATCAAGGCGATACAGCAGGCCGGACATCGTGCCATAGCCTCTGATATTAATCAAGACATTGCTGCTCGCTATTTGGCAGATGAGTTCCTGTTGATGCCTTCCAAGCATGATAGTCAGCTTTGGGAAAAAATAACCAAAATGATAATAGACAATAAAATTCATATTGTGCTCCCTTCCTTAGATGAGACATTACTTGAGTGGAGTATACGAACGGAATTCTATTCTCGCATGGGTGTGCATGTGATTACCTCTGCACCTGCAACGATAGAAGTTTGCCAGGATAAATGGAAAACCTACGAATTTTTTATACGTCACGGCATCCCTACGCCCCCAACGAGCTTAAGTCAAGATTACAATCTGCTTAAGCCAAGATATGGAAGAGGTGGACAAGGAGTTCGTTTCCTTGCACCTGGCGAATCAGTAACCATGGATCAGATGATCACACAGCAAGCAGTAGAAGGGGAAGAGTTCACTGTTGATGTGTTCGTTGATCGACATGGAGACCCTGTATATATTGTTCCCAGACAACGGTGGATGGTCCGTGAGGGCAAGTCCACAGGGGGAATAGTGGTGCACGATCCGGAAATCATACAGTGGATCCATGTGATATGTCAAAAACTGCGGTTTCAAGGTCCAATTAATGTGCAATGTTTTCGCTGTACGGATGGGACGCTGAAGTTTCTGGAAATCAATCCGCGAGTAGCTGGAGGAATGGCATTAGGTTTCGCAGCTACAGAAAATTGGTTCAAATTAATAACGGATCATTTCGTAAATCATAATAATGTGCATCCCAAACCTGTTCAATATGGTATGAAAATGTTGAGGTATTATGATGAAGTCTTTGTTTCCTGATATAGACTGGTGTCAAGTAAGCACAGTAGGCTTTGACATGGATGGCACCTTGTACGACGAACTGGAGTTCATAAAGCAGGTGTATCAACCGATATCCATGGAATTGGCCAAGTATTGCCTGGATTGCCGCTACCAAATATATGACTGGATACTGCAACGTTGGATGGAAAAGGGCAGCTCGTATAACAAAATATTTGATGAGTTATTGGACCAATATGCCATTCCCCCATCTATAAAGTCGATCATTATCGACCGATGTTTGGATATATATCGGCATTTTGACCCGAAGCTAACGCTTCCTGTCGATGTGGAACAATTGTTGGATAAGATAGCATCAACCTATAACGTATTTCTTGTATCAGACGGACCTGCGTATTTGCAGATGAATAAGTTCACCTCCCTGCAGTTGCACAGATGGTTTGACGAGAAACAAGCAGTGATTACAGGGAAGTATGGTCGGGAGTATTATAAGCCGTCCATATTATCTGTTGATAAGATCCCCATCTTGCGAGGAGTGTGCGGCAACAAGGTTGTTTACTTTGGTGATCGTGAAGTAGACCGGCAATTCGCAATGCGAGCAGGATTCCAGTTTGTTGCAGTAAGTTGCATGCAAAGGAAGGTACAATAATGGCAATTAGGAGAGTACTGGGAGTTACGGGAATTAGATCGGAATATGATATCATGTCCTCCGTATTCCGGGCAATAGAAGCGCATTCGGAATTGTCCTTGTCGCTTGTTGTAACGGGGGCGCATCTTTCACCAGGCTATGGCATGACAATTGAAGAAATACGGAAAGACGGTTTTGTGATTGAGGATCAAATTGAAAGCTTGATATACGGTGATAAGGATTCGTCGAGAGTAAAGGGATTGGCTATTCAACTTCAGGGATTAGTCCAGACTATAGCAAGAACTCGTCCTGATATTCTACTCGTATTGGGAGATAGAGAAGAATCGATCAGCACTGCGTTGGCAGGTGCATATATGAACATTCCTGTCGCACATATAGCAGGTGGGGACAGGGTGGTCGGAAATGTAGATGATCAAGTCAGGCATGCGGTTACCAAGTTGGCTCACTTGCACTTTGTGACCAACCAGGAAAGCTATGATCGAGTTTTAAAGATGGGAGAACAGCCGTTTCGTGTTTTTAACTTTGGGAATCCAGGCCTTGACCGCTTGCTTCAAATGCCATGGCTTACGGTTTCTGAATTATCCCAAAGGATCGGCTTCGAATTGAATGACGGTGAGCCGTTTATTATTTTAATTCAACACGTCATATCAACTGAAATTGATCAAGCATACCATCAAATGAAAGTGACGCTTGAAGCAATCGAGCATCTCAAGATCAAGACGGTACTTAGCTATCCCAATTCCGATGCAGGCAGTCAGAGTATGAGAAGAGCCATAAAAGAATATGAACATCTTCCACACCTGTATACTGCGCATAACATCCCGAGGCTTGAATTTGTTAATTTGATGAGACATGCTGGCTGCATGCTGGGGAATTCAAGTGCAGGAATCATGGAAGCCCCTTTGCTCAAGTTGCCTGTAGTCAATATTGGAAACCGACAAAAGGGGAGGCTGCATGCTGAAAATGTTCAGTTTGTACAACACAATGTGGATGAAATAACCTCGGCTGTTCATAAAGCCTTGTTTGACGAAGACTACAAGAAGCTGGTTGCCAATTGTACCAATCCATATGGGAACGGCAAGACATCTGAAGCCATAGCGAATGTACTGGCATCGATTCCGTTGGATGAAAAAATCTGTATAAAGGATTTGACATATTAATGGGAAGAGAAGTAGTAGTTGTAGCGCCACATCCAGATGATGAAACGCTCGGTTGCGGAGGAACTTTACTGCGTCATGCAGCCAGCGGAGATCGTATCCACTGGATTATCGTCACACAAATGGATAAAGCGAACAGCACGGAAATTGACCGCGAGCGAAGAAAGCAGGAGATAGAAGCCGTTTCCCGTATGTATGGATTTACCAGCGTTCATAGATTAGGATATACTGCAGCCCGATTGGAAAGCTATCCTCTGGGTGACATTGTAGCTAGTATGGGAGAGGTATTTCGAAAAGTTCTACCTGAAATCGTATATTTGCCTTATCCAGGGGATATCCACTCGGACCATCAAACTGTTTTTCAGGCGGCTTCAGCATGTACGAAGTGGTTCCGGTACCCTACTGTAAAAAAGATTATGTGTTATGAGACTTTGTCGGAGACAGACTTCGATATTCATCCAGACGGAAATCTATTTAGGCCTAATGTATTTGTGGATATTACCGATTACTTGGATGAAAAGATTAAAATCATGACTCATTACAGTAGTGAAATGGGGGATTTTCCATTTCCGCGCAGCATAGAAGCCATTCAATCGCTGTCTGCTGTCCGAGGGGCTGCAGCTGGCGCTAAAGCAGCGGAAGGTTTTATGCTTTTGAAGGAGATGATCTAAATGAAGCGGACTTATATCATTGCCGAAGCCGGCGTGAATCATAACGGCTCTCTTGCTTTAGCCAAAGAATTGATAGAGGCAGCGTCAGATGCCGGAGCAGACGCAATTAAATTTCAGACCTTTCGTGCCGATAAAATAGTTACGTTGAATGCTGCGAAAGCAGCCTATCAATTAACGAATACGAGTGCGGATGAATCACAATATGATATGCTCAAAAAACTGGAGCTTTCATATGAACAACACTTTGAGCTGGTTCATTACGCGAAAGAGAGGGGCATTCAATTTCTCTCCACTCCTTTTGATCTGGAAAGCGCTGATTTTTTGATTGGCAAGCTTAAATTGCCTGTCATGAAAATATCATCAGGTGATTTGACGAACGCTCTCTTGCTGTTGCGAATTTCCCAAGGTAACATTCCTGTAATCTTGTCAACAGGAATGGCGACATTAGGTGAAATAGAGGAAGCTCTTGGAGTCCTGGCATTTGGGTATGCGGTATCGAATCGAATGGAGCCATCCATTGAACGTTTTCGGCAAGCTTACAGGTCGGAAAAGGGGCAGGCAAGCTTGAAGCAACATGTAACTTTGCTTCATTGTACCAGCGAATATCCTGCACCTGTTAACGATGTTAACTTGAAAGCCATGCTGACCTTGTCTCATGCGTTTGATCTGCCTGTGGGCTACTCAGATCATACGAAGGGCATCGCCATTCCAATTGCTGCGGCCGCGCTAGGGGCACAAATAATAGAAAAACATTTTACGCTTGACAAGGAGCTGCCCGGACCAGATCATAAAGCATCTCTTGATCCGGCGCAATTGCAAGAAATGATAGCAGCAATTAGAGATGTAGATCAATCATTAGGAGGGCCGCTTAAGCTACCCGCAGAGTCCGAGCTTAAGAACCTGGAAGTTTCTCGCAAAAGCTTGGTGACTTCCAAACCTGTACGTGAAGGCGAGTGCTTTACTTCCGAGAACTTGACGGTGAAGCGACCAGGTGGTGGAACACAGCCCATGCAGTATTGGCGCATTCTCGGGCAGAAAGCCACGCGTCATTATGATGCCGACGAGCTAGTGGAACTATGAAAGTGCCGATAATCGTAATAGGTGGGGGTGGCCACGCTAGAGTGCTCATGGACATCCTCCTTATGACAAATTGTGAAATATTAGGCGTTACCTTGCCTCATTCAGAGACAGAGACTGTACTCGATGCACCGGTGTTGGGGCAGGATCAGCAAATACTGCATCATTCTCCGAATGAGGTGATGCTGGTGAATGCGATTGGGTATGTCGGAAGATCAAGAAAAAGGATCAATATTTACCATTTCTTCAAGGAACGAGGATATCGATTTCACACAGTTATTCATCCGTCAGCAATTATCTCTTCCTATACGCAGTTAGGAGAAGGTGTCCAGATCATGGCGGGTGCCATATTGCAAGCAGGGACCTCCGTAGGGTGCAATGCGGTTGTGAATACTAAAGCTTCTGTTGATCACGATTGTTGGGTTGGTGCTCACACGCATATAGCCCCTGGCTCAACCTTATGCGGTCATGTCAGGCTGGGGGAGGAATCCTTTGTCGGTGCTGGAGCCGTTCTTCTCCCTCATAAGGAAGTGGGGAACCGCTGCACGATTGGAGCTGGCTCCGTTGTTGTTAAAGATGTGCCAGATGATACAGTGGTGATGGGTGTGCCTGCCGAGGAGGGGAAACATGAATAGTTGGACTAATATATTAATTAACCCTAATACCTCAATCCTTCAAGTAATGAAAACGATTGATGATGGAGCTATGCAAATAGCGTTGGTAGTTGATGAACACACTCGGCTATTGGGAACGGTCACAGATGGGGATATTAGAAGAGGCATTCTGAATGGGCAGGAACTACATTCTCCTGTCTCCTCTATTATGAACAGACGACCTCTTACGGTTAACATCGGGAAGAGTAAACAAGCAGTGTTTGCAATGATGAAGAAAAAACACTGTCGCCAAATCCCGGTGTTGGATGACGAAGGGCGAGTAGTTGGGATAGAACTGCTGGATCAGTTTATACGAAGCAGACAAAGCAACAACTTCGTAGTAATCATGGCTGGCGGCTTGGGAACGCGACTAAAGCCATTAACGGACGAATGTCCAAAGCCCTTGCTTCATGTTGGGAATCGCCCACTGCTGGAGACAATCATTGAAAACTTTATTGACCAAGGCTTTTATCGATTCTATGTAAGCGTAAACTACAAGGCGGATATGATAAAGGACTACTTTGGAGATGGTGCTAAGTGGGGAGTAGAGATTCAATACTTACATGAGACCGAGCGGCTAGGGACTGCAGGTGCTCTCAGTTTGCTGCCAGAAAAACCAAAGGAACCGATACTTGTCATGAATGGAGATTTACTGACAAAAATTAATTTCCAGCACCTATTGGACTTTCATCAAGAGCAAACTGCCACAGCGACGATGTGTGTCAGAGAATATAATTATCAAATTCCGTATGGTGTAATCAAGATGGATCAGGATCGATTGATCGGCATTGAAGAAAAACCAGTCCAAAAATACTTCGTTAATGGTGGCATTTATGTTTTGAGTCCAGAAGCGCTGGGATATGTACCCGTCAATCAATATTATGATATGCCAACATTATTTGATTTGCTCATT
Coding sequences within it:
- a CDS encoding nucleotidyltransferase family protein, translating into MNSWTNILINPNTSILQVMKTIDDGAMQIALVVDEHTRLLGTVTDGDIRRGILNGQELHSPVSSIMNRRPLTVNIGKSKQAVFAMMKKKHCRQIPVLDDEGRVVGIELLDQFIRSRQSNNFVVIMAGGLGTRLKPLTDECPKPLLHVGNRPLLETIIENFIDQGFYRFYVSVNYKADMIKDYFGDGAKWGVEIQYLHETERLGTAGALSLLPEKPKEPILVMNGDLLTKINFQHLLDFHQEQTATATMCVREYNYQIPYGVIKMDQDRLIGIEEKPVQKYFVNGGIYVLSPEALGYVPVNQYYDMPTLFDLLISQGNKTTVFPIREYWMDIGRMDDFNRANGEYSEIFG
- a CDS encoding ATP-grasp domain-containing protein → MYNILLEASGSLTSGYLIKAIQQAGHRAIASDINQDIAARYLADEFLLMPSKHDSQLWEKITKMIIDNKIHIVLPSLDETLLEWSIRTEFYSRMGVHVITSAPATIEVCQDKWKTYEFFIRHGIPTPPTSLSQDYNLLKPRYGRGGQGVRFLAPGESVTMDQMITQQAVEGEEFTVDVFVDRHGDPVYIVPRQRWMVREGKSTGGIVVHDPEIIQWIHVICQKLRFQGPINVQCFRCTDGTLKFLEINPRVAGGMALGFAATENWFKLITDHFVNHNNVHPKPVQYGMKMLRYYDEVFVS
- a CDS encoding acetyltransferase: MKVPIIVIGGGGHARVLMDILLMTNCEILGVTLPHSETETVLDAPVLGQDQQILHHSPNEVMLVNAIGYVGRSRKRINIYHFFKERGYRFHTVIHPSAIISSYTQLGEGVQIMAGAILQAGTSVGCNAVVNTKASVDHDCWVGAHTHIAPGSTLCGHVRLGEESFVGAGAVLLPHKEVGNRCTIGAGSVVVKDVPDDTVVMGVPAEEGKHE
- the neuB gene encoding N-acetylneuraminate synthase, which codes for MKRTYIIAEAGVNHNGSLALAKELIEAASDAGADAIKFQTFRADKIVTLNAAKAAYQLTNTSADESQYDMLKKLELSYEQHFELVHYAKERGIQFLSTPFDLESADFLIGKLKLPVMKISSGDLTNALLLLRISQGNIPVILSTGMATLGEIEEALGVLAFGYAVSNRMEPSIERFRQAYRSEKGQASLKQHVTLLHCTSEYPAPVNDVNLKAMLTLSHAFDLPVGYSDHTKGIAIPIAAAALGAQIIEKHFTLDKELPGPDHKASLDPAQLQEMIAAIRDVDQSLGGPLKLPAESELKNLEVSRKSLVTSKPVREGECFTSENLTVKRPGGGTQPMQYWRILGQKATRHYDADELVEL
- a CDS encoding ATP-grasp domain-containing protein, with translation MISVGAGKNQLPFIHALEQKGYKVISFDRDQDAPGKDRSVFFQSISTHNIEAAIPWLESLGLDFFTIGCFSCGKALLTQYGIAKRFALPGSLDAMKVLMSSDKRMMRRMLEGKGLSTLEEIEVADMADDHVLDRYLLKSPNGIASNGVRRLTSEDHPAALKKQCPDWFLQEYIDGVEYRVCVIVQGSEVKYCSILERTNLHNSFIIGRLTPVFSDQELEQFVLTAVSRLEVQSAVLKLDIVKQGSRIEIIELDFGIPGDYFETHIAPYCLQYHFIDAYIDLITMKPIMKQAPRPGLYNVVDFIYSNDALNYPVNHSRIEKLVRTFDADCLWIETQAEHTVLGPPRHNQDCLFGLIHNRADYSHDEVNAWFNMQLNC
- a CDS encoding HAD family hydrolase, translated to MDGTLYDELEFIKQVYQPISMELAKYCLDCRYQIYDWILQRWMEKGSSYNKIFDELLDQYAIPPSIKSIIIDRCLDIYRHFDPKLTLPVDVEQLLDKIASTYNVFLVSDGPAYLQMNKFTSLQLHRWFDEKQAVITGKYGREYYKPSILSVDKIPILRGVCGNKVVYFGDREVDRQFAMRAGFQFVAVSCMQRKVQ
- the neuC gene encoding UDP-N-acetylglucosamine 2-epimerase; protein product: MAIRRVLGVTGIRSEYDIMSSVFRAIEAHSELSLSLVVTGAHLSPGYGMTIEEIRKDGFVIEDQIESLIYGDKDSSRVKGLAIQLQGLVQTIARTRPDILLVLGDREESISTALAGAYMNIPVAHIAGGDRVVGNVDDQVRHAVTKLAHLHFVTNQESYDRVLKMGEQPFRVFNFGNPGLDRLLQMPWLTVSELSQRIGFELNDGEPFIILIQHVISTEIDQAYHQMKVTLEAIEHLKIKTVLSYPNSDAGSQSMRRAIKEYEHLPHLYTAHNIPRLEFVNLMRHAGCMLGNSSAGIMEAPLLKLPVVNIGNRQKGRLHAENVQFVQHNVDEITSAVHKALFDEDYKKLVANCTNPYGNGKTSEAIANVLASIPLDEKICIKDLTY
- a CDS encoding PIG-L deacetylase family protein; protein product: MGREVVVVAPHPDDETLGCGGTLLRHAASGDRIHWIIVTQMDKANSTEIDRERRKQEIEAVSRMYGFTSVHRLGYTAARLESYPLGDIVASMGEVFRKVLPEIVYLPYPGDIHSDHQTVFQAASACTKWFRYPTVKKIMCYETLSETDFDIHPDGNLFRPNVFVDITDYLDEKIKIMTHYSSEMGDFPFPRSIEAIQSLSAVRGAAAGAKAAEGFMLLKEMI